In one window of Armatimonadota bacterium DNA:
- a CDS encoding rod shape-determining protein: MARAWRGLFVRWARDMGVDLGTANTLIHVRGKGILLREPSVVAVEQNSRRILAIGEEAKRMLGRTPENIVAIRPLKDGVIADFDITEHMLKYFITKVHRRRALVHPSVLIGIPSGVTEVERRAVKDATLRAGAREALLMSEPMAAAIGAGLPVGEPTGSMIVDIGGGTAEVAVISLGSMVTSRSIRTAGDEVDEAIIAYMRRAHNLLVGERTAEQVKILIGCAWPDAEERTCEVRGRDLMTGLPKSITVGSGEIREAIQEPVAGIAEAVRLTLEQTPPELSADIMERGIVLTGGGALLRGLDRLIAHETGMPVHLVDDPLTCVVMGTGLVLENLDVMRQALDGSGPS, translated from the coding sequence TTGGCGCGTGCGTGGCGAGGGCTGTTCGTACGCTGGGCGCGGGACATGGGGGTGGATCTCGGCACCGCCAACACGCTCATCCATGTCCGGGGCAAAGGCATCCTGCTCCGCGAACCGTCCGTTGTCGCGGTGGAGCAAAACAGCCGGCGCATCCTCGCCATCGGCGAAGAGGCCAAGCGCATGCTCGGTCGCACGCCGGAGAACATCGTCGCCATCCGCCCGCTCAAGGACGGCGTGATCGCCGACTTCGACATCACCGAGCACATGCTCAAGTACTTCATCACGAAGGTGCATCGGCGCCGTGCGCTGGTGCATCCGAGCGTGCTGATCGGGATTCCGTCCGGCGTCACGGAGGTCGAGCGCCGCGCGGTCAAGGACGCGACGCTGCGCGCCGGCGCGAGGGAAGCATTGCTGATGAGCGAGCCGATGGCCGCCGCCATCGGCGCCGGGCTGCCGGTCGGCGAGCCGACCGGCTCGATGATCGTGGATATCGGCGGCGGCACCGCCGAAGTGGCGGTGATCTCGCTCGGCAGCATGGTCACCTCGCGCTCCATCCGCACCGCGGGCGACGAGGTCGACGAAGCGATCATCGCCTACATGCGGCGCGCGCACAATCTGCTCGTCGGGGAGCGAACGGCGGAACAGGTCAAGATCCTGATCGGCTGCGCCTGGCCCGACGCGGAGGAGCGCACGTGCGAGGTGCGCGGGCGCGACCTCATGACGGGGCTGCCGAAATCCATCACCGTCGGCTCCGGCGAGATTCGAGAGGCGATCCAGGAGCCCGTCGCGGGCATTGCCGAGGCGGTGCGGTTAACCCTGGAGCAGACACCCCCGGAGCTTTCGGCGGACATCATGGAGCGGGGCATCGTGCTCACTGGCGGCGGCGCGCTCCTCCGCGGGCTCGACCGGCTGATCGCCCACGAGACCGGCATGCCGGTGCACCTGGTTGACGACCCGCTGACGTGCGTCGTCATGGGCACCGGGCTGGTGCTGGAGAACCTGGACGTGATGCGGCAGGCGCTTGACGGCTCCGGCCCGTCGTAG
- a CDS encoding AarF/ABC1/UbiB kinase family protein encodes MRLYQGLRNLRRLREISRVLVKYGFGYVAIQLGLDRLIPVSRWRTRLLGRDHPLSPAERLRMALGELGPTFTKLGQVLSSRHDLLPPQYLTELRKLQDAAPPVPYRQIESEVCAELGRPPDELFGSIEPEPLSSASIGQVHGATTRDGRAVVVKVQRPDIARLVETDLAIMWDAANFLHVRSRALRRFDLPALAAEFTTIMRDELRYRIEAYNAERLRENLSAIEWVQVPAVVWELTTERVLAMERVNGLRIDRVDELGELGIDLPDLARRFAQCMLQQVFVDGFFHGDPHQGNVWVREDGTLVLLDFGTMGRLDQRFRRSLIALILALARQDTEAALDEIAEMGMMGEHQDVSGLRHDLRRLFTRYYFLPRREFPLGELLIRVVQLMSTHRTPVPWEFSHLGKALVITEGICHELDPDFDFDDAAAPIAEQLRRERTSARYIADELADFGRDMARNLGALPERINQVLSELRRGTLRVRISDEESERVLAHQAALSSRIALSVILAALVVADSLFLLSPVGPAAAKLWVGIPVLAATGLAIILFIAGILAPRS; translated from the coding sequence ATGCGTCTCTACCAAGGCTTACGCAACCTGCGCCGTCTTCGCGAGATCTCCCGGGTCCTCGTGAAGTACGGATTCGGGTACGTTGCGATCCAGCTCGGGCTCGACCGGCTCATCCCGGTCAGTCGGTGGCGGACGCGCCTGCTCGGGCGCGATCATCCTCTGTCGCCCGCCGAGCGCCTGCGCATGGCCCTCGGCGAACTCGGCCCAACGTTCACCAAGCTGGGGCAGGTTTTGAGCAGCCGCCACGATCTGCTCCCGCCACAGTACCTCACTGAGCTACGCAAGCTCCAGGACGCCGCGCCGCCGGTTCCGTACCGTCAGATTGAGTCCGAAGTGTGCGCCGAACTCGGGCGACCGCCGGACGAGCTGTTCGGGTCAATCGAGCCCGAGCCGCTGTCTTCCGCATCTATCGGCCAGGTGCACGGGGCGACGACGAGGGATGGCAGGGCCGTAGTCGTGAAGGTGCAGCGCCCCGACATTGCGAGGTTGGTCGAGACCGACCTCGCGATCATGTGGGATGCCGCGAACTTCCTGCACGTGCGGTCGCGCGCGCTGCGCCGCTTCGATTTGCCGGCCCTGGCGGCGGAGTTCACGACCATCATGCGCGACGAGCTGCGTTATCGCATTGAGGCCTACAACGCGGAAAGGCTGCGGGAGAACTTGTCGGCCATCGAGTGGGTGCAGGTGCCGGCAGTCGTGTGGGAGCTGACCACGGAGCGCGTGCTCGCGATGGAACGCGTGAACGGCCTGCGTATTGACCGGGTGGACGAGCTGGGCGAACTCGGCATAGACCTGCCCGATCTGGCGCGCCGCTTCGCCCAGTGCATGCTCCAGCAAGTGTTCGTCGACGGGTTCTTCCACGGCGATCCGCATCAGGGCAACGTGTGGGTGCGCGAGGACGGCACGCTCGTGCTGCTGGATTTCGGCACGATGGGGCGTCTCGACCAGCGTTTCCGCAGATCACTGATCGCCCTGATACTCGCGCTCGCGAGGCAGGATACCGAGGCGGCGTTGGACGAGATCGCGGAAATGGGGATGATGGGGGAACATCAGGATGTCAGCGGACTGCGCCACGACCTGCGGCGCCTGTTCACGAGGTACTACTTCCTGCCGCGCCGCGAGTTCCCCCTGGGCGAGCTGTTGATTCGCGTCGTCCAACTCATGTCCACCCATCGCACGCCGGTCCCGTGGGAGTTCTCGCACCTCGGCAAGGCGCTCGTGATAACCGAGGGGATCTGCCACGAGCTGGATCCGGACTTCGATTTCGATGACGCGGCCGCACCGATCGCCGAGCAACTGCGGCGCGAGCGCACGAGCGCGCGCTACATCGCTGACGAACTGGCCGACTTCGGCCGCGACATGGCGCGCAACCTGGGCGCGCTGCCGGAACGCATCAATCAGGTGCTGAGCGAACTGCGCCGCGGAACGCTCCGCGTGCGCATCAGCGACGAGGAGAGCGAGCGCGTGCTGGCTCACCAGGCGGCGCTGTCCAGCCGCATCGCGCTCTCGGTGATCCTGGCGGCGCTGGTGGTGGCGGATTCGCTCTTCCTGCTGTCCCCGGTCGGGCCGGCGGCGGCCAAGCTGTGGGTCGGCATCCCCGTGCTGGCGGCGACGGGACTTGCCATCATCCTGTTCATCGCCGGCATCCTCGCGCCTCGAAGCTGA
- the maf gene encoding septum formation inhibitor Maf, which translates to MANPSTNVPIILASASPRREALLKQIGLPFRVEPSGVSEEKAQRPGDPASFVEQAALAKAEDVAARVRDGLVLGADTVVVVGGRVLGKPTSAAEAREMLASLSGVTHDVYTGLALVQVEDGSVRRRRTAHEATRVTFRRLSRDDIEGYVATGEPMDKAGAYGIQGRGAVLVERIEGCYSNVVGLPVARLVEMLRDFGISVWEASRAANGRAAEAEP; encoded by the coding sequence ATGGCGAACCCATCCACCAACGTGCCAATCATCTTGGCGTCGGCGTCTCCGCGCCGGGAGGCCCTCCTCAAGCAGATCGGGCTGCCCTTCAGGGTCGAGCCCAGCGGCGTGAGTGAGGAAAAGGCGCAGAGACCTGGGGATCCAGCTTCGTTCGTCGAGCAGGCGGCTTTGGCCAAGGCCGAGGACGTTGCGGCACGGGTCCGGGACGGACTCGTGCTCGGCGCCGACACGGTCGTGGTCGTTGGCGGCCGCGTGCTGGGGAAGCCCACCTCGGCGGCGGAGGCGCGGGAGATGCTGGCGAGCCTGTCGGGCGTCACCCACGACGTGTACACAGGCCTGGCGCTCGTGCAGGTTGAGGATGGGTCGGTGCGGCGGCGGCGCACCGCGCACGAGGCGACGCGCGTCACCTTCCGCCGGCTGAGCCGGGATGACATCGAGGGCTACGTGGCCACCGGCGAGCCGATGGACAAGGCCGGCGCGTACGGGATACAGGGGCGCGGGGCGGTGCTGGTCGAGCGAATCGAGGGCTGCTACTCCAACGTCGTCGGGCTGCCCGTGGCGCGGCTGGTGGAGATGCTGCGGGATTTCGGAATCTCGGTATGGGAGGCGTCGCGCGCTGCGAACGGGCGCGCGGCGGAGGCTGAGCCATGA